The Sylvia atricapilla isolate bSylAtr1 chromosome 5, bSylAtr1.pri, whole genome shotgun sequence genome includes a window with the following:
- the RASSF8 gene encoding LOW QUALITY PROTEIN: ras association domain-containing protein 8 (The sequence of the model RefSeq protein was modified relative to this genomic sequence to represent the inferred CDS: inserted 4 bases in 4 codons) encodes MELKVWVDGVQRIVCGVTEVTTCQEVVIALAQAIGRTGRYTLIEKWRDTERHLAPHENPIVSLNKWGQYASDVQLILRRTGPSLSERPTSDGVARXPERTLYRQSLPPLAKLRPPGDKAMKRREPKRKSLTFTGGAKGLMDIFGKSKESEFKQKVLNNCKTTADELKKLIHLQTEKLQCIEKQLESNEAEIRYWEQKYNASLEEEILKLEQKIKRNEVEIEEXEFWENELQIEQENEKQLTEQLQEMRQRILECESKLKDYVSQIHNMESGLEAEKLQXEVQESQVNEEEVKEKIEKVKGEIDIQGQQSLRLENGIKXVERSLGQATKRLQGTELEQLTKELRQVNLQQFIQQTGTKVTVLPADPMEVEAPHVELEREPTFQSGSLKRPGSSRQLPSNLRILQNPLSSGLNPEGIYV; translated from the exons GGCGCACCGGGCGCTACACGCTGATCGAGAAGTGGCGGGACACGGAGCGGCACCTGGCGCCGCACGAGAACCCCATCGTGTCCCTCAACAAGTGGGGACAGTACGCCAGCGACGTGCAGCTGATCCTGCGGCGCACCGGGCCCTCCCTGAGCGAGCGGCCCACGTCGGACGGCGTGGCGC ATCCCGAGAGGACTCTGTACCGGCAGAGCTTGCCGCCCCTGGCCAAGCTGAGGCCGCCCGGGGACAAGGCCATGAAGAGGAGGGAGCCGAAAAGGAAATCCCTCACCTTCACTGGCGGCGCCAAGGGGCTGATGGACATCTTCGGGAAGAGCAAGGAATCTGAGTTCAAGCAAAAGGTGCTCAACAACTGTAAAACAACAGCGGACGAGTTGAAGAAACTGATCCACCTCCAGACTGAGAAGCTTCAATGCATCGAGAAGCAGCTGGAGTCCAACGAAGCCGAGATACGCTACTGGGAGCAAAAGTACAACGCCAGCCTGGAAGAAGAAATCCTCAAACTGGAGCAAAAGATCAAACGGAATGAAGTGGAGATTGAAG GAGAGTTCTGGGAAAACGAGCTGCAGATCGAACAAGAGAATGAAAAGCAGCTGacggagcagctgcaggagatgaGGCAGAGGATCCTGGAGTGCGAGAGCAAACTCAAGGACTACGTGTCTCAGATCCACAACATGGAGAGCGGCCTTgaagcagagaagctgc cgGAAGTGCAAGAATCCCAGGTGAATGAAGAAGAGGTCAAGGAAAAGATCGAGAAGGTGAAGGGAGAAATTGATATTCAGGGCCAGCAGAGTCTGAGATTGGAAAATGGCATTA CGGTAGAAAGGTCTTTGGGCCAAGCTACCAAGCGATTACAG GGAACAGAACTGGAGCAACTGACCAAGGAGCTGCGCCAGGTGAACCTGCAGCAGTTCATCCAGCAAACAGGAACCAAGGTgacagtgctgccagcagatcCCATGGAGGTGGAGGCCCCACATGTGGAGCTCGAGAGAG AACCAACCTTTCAATCTGGGTCACTGAAGCGCCCTGGCTCATCGAGGCAACTCCCCAGTAACCTTCGGATCCTACAGAACCCCCTGTCATCTGGTTTGAACCCGGAGGGCATTTATGTATGA